One window of the Oncorhynchus gorbuscha isolate QuinsamMale2020 ecotype Even-year linkage group LG17, OgorEven_v1.0, whole genome shotgun sequence genome contains the following:
- the LOC124002146 gene encoding uncharacterized protein LOC124002146 gives MGSGSSRGKKVAPGSVNEINAFKGDDNTVHVSKEESHLFKPLNIHKLTNFNQSRNITQQLDCHSEGHDSEFSAEDDDVDMELDRVLEEYDNRELRSKRKTFEKTLLIGSDTYGFCNSKRVHNESDFNSTPHLQSSELSEGTGAHCPYNGSVGVINKGKHVFHHISKDTHIQFPSATQENDFLTKGTWVESVPRSESDSVPDDSHGPSLSTPVVLYDGSEVDLMETIEREFS, from the exons atgggaaGCGGTAGTAGTCGTGGAAAGAAGGTTGCACCTGGGAGTGTCAACGAGATAAACGCATTCAAAGGAGATGACAACACAGTCCATGTTTCGAAAGAGGAAAGTCACTTGTTCAAACCATTGAATATACACAAATTGACGAACTTCAATCAGTCACGAAACATAACGCAACAACTGGACTGCCACAGTGAAGGACACGACTCGGAATTTTCAGCAGAGGATGATGACGTTGATATGGAACTGGACCGGGTTCTAGAGGAATATGACAATCGGGAATTGCGTTCCAAAAGGAAAACTTTTGAAAAGACGCTTTTAATCGGGTCAGACACGTATGGATTCTGTAATTCCAAACGGGTCCACAATGAAAGCGATTTCAATTCAACCCCTCACTTGCAGAGTTCTGAGTTGTCGGAAGGGACGGGGGCACATTGTCCTTATAACGGTTCTGTAGGAGTCATCAACAAGGGCAAGCATGTCTTTCACCACATTTCCAAAGATACACACATTCAGTTCCCAAGCGCCACTCAGGAAAAT GACTTCTTGACAAAGGGAACTTGGGTGGAATCAGTGCCTCGCTCAGAATCAGACTC AGTCCCTGATGATAGCCATGGCCCCTCTCTTTCCACGCCCGTTGTCCTGTATGATGGATCAGAAGTGGACCTGATggagaccatagagagagagtttAGTTGA
- the LOC124002060 gene encoding uncharacterized protein LOC124002060: protein MAPVGEFMESWAVSVSKSFSIEVVVFSLLFLLLSIILLALCTVCGRQSFELQDGGGEVGATQSQLMRVVKLEDALAARENPMINDIRKSERDFSHIPEERVPEQLPAEQDGIRFKPDHQGDSLGALQMANGTPVAMMTISPPPPPTTVDIGDLRDVLNFTPELHSIPAPISMVGDDSPLESVPPPVYSGDTLETPIMNVLHTLVLDAPIVDPLIIDTLASVDAPIVNSLEPVDIHIVNDTDPLNIPIVNDLDLLEAPAEFSSNFIGQLEEDGQVEGEDQGPSLGVRPEHTYEIFGELTPDDPSVEVDLTTPGYQTIAELVNKSTTQHDDDTTMVTMPSDLASPDYEIIAELVQKLSATTLPDNEPKKTTGTDPGEGLDLTSPLSFVEEVEDGLSDRGWNPMYARVSRKLSKCPTPPPVPPPEEEEEYLPPIPERRGEMEE, encoded by the exons ATGGCGCCGGTGGGAGAGTTCATGGAGTCATGGGCAGTGTCAGTGTCGAAATCATTCTCTATAGAGGTCGTTGTTTTCtctctgctcttcctcctcctctccatcatccTCCTGGCCCTCTGCACTGTCTGTGGAAG GCAATCCTTTGAGCTTCAGGAcggtggtggggaggtgggggccaCCCAGTCACAGCTGATGAGAGTG GTAAAGTTGGAGGACGCCCTGGCCGCCAGGGAGAACCCCATGATCAATGACATCAGAAAAAGCGAGAGAG ATTTCAGTCACATACCTGAAGAACGTGTCCCAGAGCAGCTTCCTGCTGAGCAGGATGGCATCAGGTTCAAACCCGATCACCAAG GTGATTCTCTAGGTGCCTTGCAGATGGCCAACGGAACCCCTGTGGCCATGATGACaatatctcccccccccccccccaccaccgtCGACATCG GTGACCTGAGGGACGTCCTGAACTTCACACCCGAGCTCCACTCTATACCAGCCCCGATATCCATGGTGGGAGATGACAGCCCCCTCGAGTCCGTACCCCCACCTGTCTATTCAGGGGACACCCTGGAAACACCCATCATGAATGTTCTTCACACCCTGGTGCTGGATGCTCCCATCGTGGATCCCCTCATCATAGACACCCTTGCATCTGTGGATGCCCCCATTGTGAACAGCCTTGAACCTGTCGACATCCACATTGTGAATGACACTGACCCCCTCAATATCCCCATCGTGAACGACCTTGACCTCCTGGAGGCCCCTGCAGAATTCAGCTCTAACTTTATCGGTCAGCTTGAAGAAGATGGTCAGGTGGAGGGTGAGGACCAGGGGCCTTCCCTGGGGGTCCGACCCGAGCACACCTATGAGATCTTTGGTGAGCTCACACCTGATGATCCCTCTGTGGAAGTGGACCTGACAACCCCAGGCTATCAAACCATAGCTGAACTGGTCAACAAATCAACCACACAGCATGACGATGACACAACCATGGTCACAATGCCATCGGACCTGGCAAGCCCAGACTATGAGATCATAGCTGAACTGGTCCAGAAATTGAGCGCAACCACACTGCCTGACAATGAGCCAAAAAAAACTACAGGCACAGACCCGGGGGAGGGGCTTGACCTGACAAGCCCTCTCTCATTTgtggaggaggtagaggatggtTTGAGTGACAGGGGCTGGAATCCAATGTATGCCAGAGTGAGCAGGAAGCTTAGTAAGtgccccaccccaccccctgTGCCTCcgccagaggaagaggaggaatatTTACCTCCAATAccggaaagaagaggagagatggaggaatga